TCTTTGGAACTTGTAGTATCTGTTCTTTTAGTCTCTTTGATCCGGAGAATATAACCCTTTTTTGGCCGTCCACTTCGATCTGTACTGCGATACGCTCGCCTTCATAGTAAATTGACGGATCAAGTTTGAACGCATGTACGATTATTGGCCTGTTTAAAATCTTGGTAACTTTTATTTTCTCCCCGATGAAGCTTTCCACATTCACGGTTATATTGAAGTCGCTGAATTTTTTCATTTAAAATTTTTCGTTCTAGATTCCGGCAATTGGCATGCTTTGTCCAGCCCAGGTAACTTGCGATGCTTGATCGGGGTTTACCCGATTTGACTGCTTTAACGAAATTCTTCTTTATATTTTTTCGGATCAGGATGTATTCTGGAAAATGAACATAACCTAGAAAATCGATCCCGCGTGAACTGACCGGGAAAACTTGATAGTTGCCTTTGACGTGCAGCTTCAAATTGGTCTCCAGATACTCGGCGATATCCGCGCGCAATTGATGCAGAGTCGGTTTATCTGGGGCCAATATCACAATGTCGTCAGCGTATCTAAAGTAATGGCGTACGCCTTTGACTTCCTTCAGCCAGTGATCTAGTCCAGTCAGATAAAAATTCGCCAGATACTGGCTCAAATAGTTTCCTATGGGCAAACCTTCAGCGCTGTCTATGATCTCATCCAGCAGCCACAAAAGATCCTCGTCTTTAAATTTTCGCCTAAGCAGCGACTTAAGGATATCGTGATCAACGCTTGGATAAAACTTAGTGACATCAAGTTTCAGGCAGTATTTGCTGTAAGAAGTATCTTTTAATGCCTTTTTCAACCTTCTAGAAGCTTTGTGTAGCCCCATGCCTTTGATGCAGCTATATGAGTCTGTCGTGAATGACCGAACGAATATTGGCTCCAATACATTCATGATAGCATGATGGGCAATTCTATCCGGAAAATAGGGGAGTCTATACACCTCTCTTTCCTTTGGCTCATAGACTTTAAACACCTGGTACTTTGATGTACGATATGTTTTGTCCATCAGCATTCGTTGAAGCTTCAGGAGGTTCATTTGCTGATCTGCCCGATGCGTAATTACACCGTAAGTTTTCGTTTTACCTTTGCCGGCCAATTGGTCTGCCAATTCCAGGTTAAAAATGCTATAAATCTGCTCGTATAAATTATTTATTCTTTTCATGCCTCTGTTTTAGTTGGTCATCTTCACCGATATCGGTTACCAATGACCGTTTAAACCTTTATTTTTTGCCATGATGGCAGGGTGCCCATCTCAATATCTTTCCTTACAGTTTCGGGAGCTGACGTTCGAATTCGAGTTATCGTAGTTGTAGTCGTTAAACGAGAACCTGGAGGCCGAACCGACTCAGCAGCAAAGATGGGCCACCTTGTTTTTTAGTCGATCACGTAAATATCTCTGTAGAGATCATAGTGCGTTTCAGCTACGTATTCCAGGGCTTTTCTTGTTGGAAATACGAGGCGGGAGCCGACGTCCGAATACGAGCGATCGTAGCCGTAGTCGTTAAACGAGAACCCGGAGGCCGAACCGACTGATTCATCCTTTGAGCGCATGTCCCACCATGCGAAATATTTCTTTTGTGACCAGTCGTTCCAGTTGATTTGAACACCTTCTTTTTGCCATGCTGCTGCGCTAATCACTGATAATTTGAAAAGTGCTACAGGAGCCTTTTGCATTTGCTCAGGTAAGTGTGATACGATTGGAAGTTGTGCCGGATCCAGTCCGATTGTTTTGGCTGCTGCCTCGAATGTTGCTAAATGTTTCATGCTATTTTTATATTTTAAGATTTAACCATTGATGTGTTGATCGTACAGGCCGATAAACTGTTTACCGGCATATTCTGCTATCTCCCTTGATTTGTAAGCGAGGCGGGAGCCGACGAACGAACTCGAGCGAACGAAGAAGCAGTAGACGTTAAACGAGAACCCGGAGGCCGACCCGACCGCATTGAAATAAGGGAAGTATTTGTTTTCATCTTCATCCTTATAATCCATGTGCTCACCGCCATTAAG
The Sphingobacterium multivorum genome window above contains:
- a CDS encoding RNA-directed DNA polymerase, translated to MKRINNLYEQIYSIFNLELADQLAGKGKTKTYGVITHRADQQMNLLKLQRMLMDKTYRTSKYQVFKVYEPKEREVYRLPYFPDRIAHHAIMNVLEPIFVRSFTTDSYSCIKGMGLHKASRRLKKALKDTSYSKYCLKLDVTKFYPSVDHDILKSLLRRKFKDEDLLWLLDEIIDSAEGLPIGNYLSQYLANFYLTGLDHWLKEVKGVRHYFRYADDIVILAPDKPTLHQLRADIAEYLETNLKLHVKGNYQVFPVSSRGIDFLGYVHFPEYILIRKNIKKNFVKAVKSGKPRSSIASYLGWTKHANCRNLERKILNEKIQRLQYNRECGKLHRGENKSYQDFKQANNRTCVQT